A single Venturia canescens isolate UGA chromosome 1, ASM1945775v1, whole genome shotgun sequence DNA region contains:
- the LOC122408158 gene encoding uncharacterized protein — translation MKRGPYKQWLSEDGPIPESTIRSRRKLTEDQVATESPPDSVRSSENNILPSSSIEFSTVTDNIQNDIENESDQSGDFSDEEDEDLYYDVIVDNDLIEFEINEGNNDFVEIEGNLRLADMRDNGDDMRRDECNQQQQNQERLRLYNGCDITKRESELLILNFTIRHSISDLALEDLLELINCHLPNAVYSSKYMFLKQFDSQIPIKTHYICPECKSLLVFVNKVISRCEICECNYNVIDLKNSDKYFFTISLTEQLKSIVNSDLYFQFLKPSNDDSDVINGQVYQKLLQQNVISNNDISLQFNTDGVRMFKSSALSMWPIQVMINELPFAIRKEKIMLCGLWYGSEKPDMNVFLSVFTDELTKLHNDGIVRSISGLPDVNIKVHTLLSTVDSVARPLCQMIHQYNGEYGCSFCLHKGERIEVGKGYARVYPGPVGPNRTLEQHEADARQASIDAPVNGVKGLSILMFIPLFNIISSFIPDYMHCILLGVVKTLVNALFDSSNNKKKFYIGTRIKEIDDKILRIKPPCEISRVPRSIQDRALWKANEWRNFILYYFIPCFKDILPLAYLKHWLLLVSSLHLLLKKKITNNELSLATRALKKFVYLIPELYGLEYAKFNMHLLLHIPASVKKFGALWATSTFPYEKYNGTLKKLFKNTQAIPEQICKSYRRLWSTNELSSSIFSNNACPENIKKFYEKLVGYLKIKKCMSIGSDLRIFGAPKIIILTLIQQTSVERLLRVSIENKAVLYERFIFKKILYHANIYNRLNKRNNSIVRLEDGNFLDITGIVMVRQLGSVKEMPVILGRSFHIIRDPDLYIIDHDLGLRSGMFFHIVQRNNRLLAILPHKITDKCVEIKLNDHFHCLIPLVNKIEED, via the exons atgaaaagaggcCCCTATAAACAATGGCTATCGGAAGACGGACCAATTCCCGAATCAACCATCCGCTCTCGAAGAAAATTAACTGAAGATCAAGTTGCCACTGAG AGTCCACCTGATAGTGTTCGGAGTTCTGAAAACAACATTTTGCCTTCATCAAGTATTGAATTCAGTACAGTTACTGATAATATTCAAAAtgatattgaaaatgaaagtgACCAATCGGGCGACTTTAGCGATGAAGAGGACGAAGACCTCTATTACGATGTGATTGTTGACAATGATCTCATAGAATTTGAAATTAACGAGGGAAATAACGATTTCGTGGAGATCGAAGGAAACTTAAGATTGGCTGATATGCGAGATAATGGTGATGACATGAGAAGAGATGAATGCAACCAACAACAACAGAATCAa gAGAGGCTGCGTTTGTACAATGGCTGTGATATTacaaagagagaaagtgaACTTTTGATTTTAAATTTCACGATCCGGCATTCTATAAGCGATTTGGCGTTAGAGGATTTATTAGAACTGATAAATTGCCATTTACCAAACGCTGTATATTCCTCAAAGTATATGTTTTTAAAACAGTTTGACTCACAAATTCCCATTAAAACACATTATATTTGCCCAGAATGCAAATCACTATTGGTATTTGTTAATAAAGTAATCAGTCGATGCGAAATATGCGAGTGCAATTATAACGtgatcgatttaaaaaatagtgataaatATTTCTTCACTATCTCATTGACAGAGCAGTTAAAATCTATAGTCAATAGTGActtatattttcaatttcttaaACCATCGAATGACGACTCTGATGTCATAAACGGACAAGTCTATCAAAAATTGTTACAACAAAATGTGATATCTAATAATGACATCAGCCTACAGTTTAACACCGATGGTGTTAGGATGTTCAAATCGTCTGCATTGTCAATGTGGCCGATACAAGTTATGATAAATGAATTGCCCTTTGCAATtcgcaaagaaaaaataatgttatgTGGGCTATGGTATGGATCAGAAAAACCAGAtatgaatgtttttctttctgttttcACCGACGAATTGACAAAATTACATAACGACGGTATTGTACGATCAATTTCGGGACTACCGGATGTGAATATAAAAGTACATACTCTATTGAGTACCGTCGATTCTGTTGCTCGGCCTCTTTGCCAAATGATTCATCAATATAACGGCGAATATGGATGCTCATTTTGTTTACACAAAGGTGAAAGAATTGAAGTTGGAAAAGGTTATGCCCGAGTCTATCCTGGTCCGGTAGGCCCCAATCGAACTCTTGAACAGCACGAAGCAGACGCGAGACAAGCTTCAATAGATGCGCCTGTCAACGGTGTCAAGGGATTATCCATATTAATGTTTATTCCCTTGTTCAATATAATTTCTTCATTCATCCCAGATTATATGCACTGCATTTTATTAGGAGTAGTGAAGACATTGGTGAATGCGCTATTTGATTcgtcaaataataaaaaaaaattttatatcggAACACGAATTAAAGaaatcgatgacaaaatattGAGGATAAAACCTCCTTGTGAAATTTCACGTGTGCCTAGATCAATACAAGATAGAGCATTGTGGAAAGCGAATGAATGGAGAAATTTTATATtgtattattttattccgtgTTTCAAAGATATATTACCGCTCGCTTACCTAAAACATTGGCTACTCCTAGTGTCCAGCTTACATTtacttctgaaaaaaaaaatcaccaacAACGAACTTTCTTTAGCTACAAGAGCTTTGAAGAAATTCGTTTACTTGATTCCAGAGTTATATGGACTAgagtatgccaaatttaataTGCATTTATTATTACATATACCAGCATCagttaaaaaatttggagCTCTATGGGCTACATCCACATTTCCTTACGAGAAATACAATGGAACGttaaaaaaactatttaaGAATACTCAGGCCATTCCAGAACAGATCTGTAAATCATATCGCAGACTGTGGTCCACTAACGAACTGAGctcttcaatattttccaatAATGCATGTCCCGAAAATATCAAGAAGTTCTATGAAAAATTAGTTGgttatttgaaaattaaaaagtgtaTGTCAATAGGCTCAGACTTACGTATTTTTGGTGCACCGAAAATTATCATACTAACTTTGATTCAACAAACATCTGTTGAAAGATTATTGAGGGTTAGCATAGAGAATAAAGCAGTCTTGTACGAGcgattcattttcaaaaaaatattgtaccacgcaaatatttataatagGTTGAACAAACGCAATAATTCTATTGTTAGATTAGAGgatggaaattttttggaTATAACTGGAATTGTGATGGTTCGTCAATTGGGATCAGTAAAAGAAATGCCAGTTATACTTGGTCGATCTTTCCATATCATACGCGATCCTGACTTGTATATTATTGACCACGACCTTGGCTTAAGGTCTGGAATGTTTTTTCATATCGTTCAACGAAACAATCGACTTCTTGCAATTTTACCTCACAAGATAACCGATAAATGTGTTGAAATCAAGCTGAATgatcattttcattgtttaaTTCCTCTAGTGAACAAAATAGAAGAGGATTGA
- the LOC122408177 gene encoding uncharacterized protein, protein MDDNRCVVIEFVNEENEIGVGYRDWLLPKQLTDAELQEKIDCEEEIKTIWPNCEIGPSNKMKKRLLGCEWEEYVVKVMAFGKWTEMCDVRKNIEKYGVCNVSRDSRRGRTKRKLNSDSESGKSDDNTEPSKTKEKKNSKQLKWLDDLKQKKLKKDFAAKSGTMRKKPKIADESQDSDSDSQLMYSDKPTLIKKISMLQREVEELKIANKVLVSTTDAYKDLLEMKQLITDLIETLQDVKQCSGNTIPNQSQKEDKSSKVALKKGTFLPCSAKDDDNEAIIPNFRESRTIHTHDNGVIDQEQKLKGIVESSRHHATTSSVNNGTNDINDKLFPCSDSAKTTQIKEKKDTSSAGEDEEFSICKKQLSKCRHSNSIVLTGDLMNVLFTRDELRTSTLSGEVSNLQLNKNGQPKKKLNPKKIEFIFDYVKKLFPNEVNIDVTIKQKIQQKCNNATPRPSRQNKLSSKG, encoded by the exons ATGGATGACAACAGATGTGTCGTTATTGAATTCGtgaatgaagaaaacgaaattggTGTTGGATACAGAGATTGGCTTCTTCCAAAACAACTGACCGATGCAGAATTGCAGGAAAAAATAGATTGcgaggaagaaataaaaactatcTGGCCTAATTGCGAGATAGGACCaagtaataaaatgaaaaagcgaCTTTTGGGATGCGAATGGGAAGAATATGTAGTTAAAGTGATGGCTTTCGGCA AATGGACCGAAATGTGTGACGTTCGCAagaatatagaaaaatatggTGTATGCAACGTATCTCGAGATTCTCGTCGTGGTAGGACAAAGCGCAAGCTGAATTCAGATTCCGAATCCGGAAAGAGCGACGATAACACCGAGCCATCAAAAACTAAA gagaaaaaaaattcgaaacaacTCAAATGGCTGGATGAtttgaaacaaaagaaattgaaaaaagattttgctGCAAAGTCGGGAACAATGCGAAAAAAGCCGAAA ATTGCAGATGAATCTCAAGATTCGGATAGTGATTCACAACTGATGTATTCAGACAAACCAACACTCATTAAGAAAATCTCGATGTTGCAACGAGAAGTcgaagaattaaaaattgcaaataaaGTACTCGTTTCAACGACTGATGCTTATAAAG ATTTGCTGGAAATGAAACAGTTGATCACCGATCTTATTGAAACTTTACAAGATGTTAAGCAATGCAGTGGCAACACCATACCAAACCAATCGCAAAAAGAAGATAAATCATCTAAAGTTGCACTTAAGAAAGGGACTTTTCTGCCTTGCTCTGCAAAAGACGATGATAACGAAGCTATCATCCCGAATTTTCGAGAATCACGC ACTATTCATACTCATGATAATGGAGTAATTGATCAAGAGCAAAAATTGAAGGGCATAGTGGAATCGTCCCGACACCACGCCACGACGTCATCGGTCAATAATGGTACGAATGATATCAATGATAAACTTTTTCCGTGTTCGGATTCAGCGAAAACAACTCAAATAAAAGAA aaaaaagatACTTCATCAGCAGGAGAAGATGAAGAATTCAGTATTTGCAAAAAACAATTGTCGAAATGTCGTCATAGCAATTCCATTGTATTAACGGGTGATTTAATGAACGTTTTGTTCACACGCGATGAATTAAGAACTTCAACTTTATCCGGGGAAGTTTCCAATTTGCAGCTTAATAAAAATGgacaaccgaaaaaaaaactgaacccaaaaaaaattgaattcatttTTG ATTACGTCAAGAAACTTTTCCCGAACGAAGTAAACATCGACGTtacaattaaacaaaaaattcaacaaaaatgcaACAACGCGACTCCTCGACCAAGCCGTCAAAACAAGTTGTCGTCAAAGGGTTAA